One part of the Gossypium raimondii isolate GPD5lz chromosome 1, ASM2569854v1, whole genome shotgun sequence genome encodes these proteins:
- the LOC128042948 gene encoding uncharacterized protein LOC128042948 — translation MLRCYRSDPTHIAPVEEIKVRQDLTFEETPMKILDREFEVLRKESVPLLKVLWRNHSTKEATRETEEPMRQQYPHLFWPVPVEEIEVRPDLTFEEKSVMILYCAVKLLRKKSIPVVKLLWRNHSSEEATWEPKEAMRQQYPHLF, via the exons ATGCTAAGGTGTTATCGCTCTGATCCCACTCACATAGCACCAGTTGAAGAAATTAAGGTTAGGCAAGATCTGACCTTCGAGGAGACGCCAATGAAGATATTGGACCGTGAGTTTGAGGTATTGAGGAAGGAATCTGTTCCATTACTCAAAGTGCTTTGGCGTAATCACAGTACAAAAGAAGCCACGCGGGAAACCGAAGAGCCGATGCGACAGCAATACCCTCATCTTTTTTGgccag TAccagttgaggagattgaggttcgGCCAGATCTGACCTTCGAGGAGAAGTCAGTGATGATTTTGTACTGTGCGGTGAAGTTATTGAGAAAGAAATCTATTCCAGTAGTCAAATTGCTTTGGCGTAATCACAGTTCAgaagaagccacgtgggaacccaAAGAGGCGATGCGACAGCAATACCCTCATCTTTTCTga